A genomic window from Melanotaenia boesemani isolate fMelBoe1 chromosome 15, fMelBoe1.pri, whole genome shotgun sequence includes:
- the LOC121654677 gene encoding uncharacterized protein LOC121654677, producing the protein MDILQGRAHGLCPSQQVVLEETEASLEEVEVDPWVAHNQDPLSFRGVPRILRVKEKANEPKPVSVTSGPVVPGDKVYIKEFRRKWNTPRRRGPYTVVRATPTSVQVEGSVAWHHLNHCSLAPTTNNCKTGPGDWSDCTAFSNDQSPKRGSIASHASDEDSPVRADSEFPPDDVVVDIPLVSSSGRDRDLGRDNSTNPDPKQQSPRRPITRAFSRKQRGNCATRERPQ; encoded by the exons ATGGACATTTTGCAAGGGCGTGCCCACGGCTTATGCCCCTCCCagcaggtggtcctggaagaaACGGAGGCTTCcctagaagaggtggaggtggaccCCTGGGTGGCCCACAACCAAGACCCTCTCAGTTTTAGGGGGGTCCCGAGGATCCTGCGGGTAAAG gaaaaagcgaACGAGCCAAAACCAGTCtctgtgacatctggtccagtggTGCCCGGGGATAAGGTGTACATTAAGGAGTTTCGAAGAAAGTGGAACACTCCTAGACGCCGAGGTCCTTACACGGTGGTCCGTGCCACACCGACTTCGGTCCAGGTTGAGGGGAGCGTCGCTTGGCATCATCTGAACCATTGCTCGTTGGCACCTAcgaccaacaactgcaaaacgggCCCTGGGGACTGGTCGGACTGTACAGCGTTCTCAAATGACCAGTCCCCCAAAAGGGGAAGTATCGCCTCGCATGCATCTGACGAAGATAGTCCTGTcagggcagattcagagttCCCGCCCGATGATGTTGTGGTTGACattcctttggtttcttcttctgggcGAGACAGGGATCTCGGCAGGGACAATTCAACCAATCCGGACCCGAAGCAACAGTCACCACGTCGTCCCATCACCAGGGCCTTCTCAAGGAAACAGAGGGGCAACTGCGCAACGAGGGAGCGACCTCAGTGA